A genomic segment from Streptomyces sp. NBC_01233 encodes:
- a CDS encoding non-ribosomal peptide synthetase has product MTPTALPALVARHAELTPDALAVVDGDTTLTYGRLLQAGRALAAHLREHQVTRGDRVALLTTRSSRTIVAQLGLWLAGAVCVPLDPAQPRPRTEAMIADAEVKLTVGDAKLVDAATLPGPVLALPEEPLTSGRPVDESDPDSPAFIMFTSGSTGRPKGVLVAHRAIAELVTAPDYVTLTGRDRVLFHSSMTFDASTFEVWGALANGAAVVVCTEQRPSLEDLARHVERHGVTVAFFTTALFHQLAARRSRVFAQLRSVVVGGEAMAAAQAREVLTAFPWLELVNGYGPTETTTFATAHRVTAQDCEGPMPIGRPVAGATAHVLDADGHPVADGDRGELWIGGSRLAHGYTGLPALTAERFVEHPAADGRLYRTGDIVSLRPDGILQFHGRNDDQVKVRGFRIEPAEVEHALRQQPDVDDAAATVDGAGSPEARLVAFVVAAPGPVPHGAALRERLTAVLPAHLVPDAVTVLERLPLTPAGKVDRRALTGRAHAAGNQLADEPAARMTPLEQAVAAVWSQALGIEVTRAEDEFLLVGGHSLLALAVIEDLREEIGVELSLADFFAAPTVAAQAALVERALLAAHADLHPETPEHSDVH; this is encoded by the coding sequence ATGACGCCCACCGCCCTGCCGGCACTCGTCGCGCGGCACGCCGAACTCACCCCCGACGCCCTCGCCGTCGTGGACGGCGACACCACCCTCACCTACGGCCGTCTCCTCCAGGCCGGCCGCGCCCTCGCGGCACACCTGCGCGAACACCAAGTGACGCGCGGCGACCGGGTGGCGCTCCTGACGACTCGGTCGTCCCGCACGATCGTGGCGCAGCTCGGGCTGTGGCTGGCGGGAGCCGTGTGCGTGCCGCTCGATCCCGCCCAGCCCCGCCCGCGCACCGAGGCGATGATCGCGGACGCGGAGGTGAAGCTCACCGTCGGCGACGCGAAGCTGGTGGACGCGGCCACGCTTCCCGGCCCCGTTCTCGCCCTGCCCGAGGAGCCGCTCACGAGCGGCCGGCCGGTCGACGAGTCCGACCCGGACAGCCCGGCATTCATCATGTTCACCTCCGGCTCCACCGGCCGTCCCAAGGGCGTCCTCGTGGCGCACCGGGCCATTGCCGAGCTGGTCACCGCACCCGACTACGTCACCCTCACCGGCCGCGACCGCGTCCTGTTCCACTCGTCCATGACCTTCGACGCCTCGACGTTCGAAGTCTGGGGCGCGCTCGCCAACGGCGCCGCGGTCGTCGTCTGCACCGAGCAGCGGCCCTCCCTGGAGGATCTGGCCCGGCACGTCGAGCGGCACGGCGTGACGGTGGCGTTCTTCACCACGGCCCTCTTCCACCAGCTCGCCGCACGCCGCTCCCGCGTCTTCGCCCAGCTCCGCTCGGTCGTCGTGGGCGGCGAGGCGATGGCTGCAGCACAGGCCCGTGAGGTGCTCACCGCCTTCCCCTGGCTGGAGCTCGTCAACGGCTACGGGCCGACCGAGACGACCACCTTCGCAACCGCCCACCGGGTCACCGCGCAGGACTGCGAGGGCCCCATGCCGATCGGCAGGCCCGTCGCCGGGGCCACGGCGCACGTCCTGGACGCCGACGGTCACCCGGTGGCCGACGGCGACCGGGGCGAACTGTGGATCGGCGGCAGCAGGCTCGCCCACGGGTACACGGGCCTGCCTGCACTCACCGCCGAACGGTTCGTCGAGCATCCCGCCGCCGACGGGCGGCTCTACCGTACGGGCGACATCGTCTCCCTCCGGCCCGACGGCATCCTCCAGTTCCACGGCCGCAACGACGACCAGGTGAAGGTCCGCGGCTTCCGCATCGAACCCGCCGAGGTCGAACACGCCCTCCGCCAGCAGCCGGACGTGGACGACGCCGCCGCCACCGTCGACGGCGCCGGCTCCCCCGAGGCACGCCTCGTCGCGTTCGTCGTCGCCGCGCCCGGCCCCGTGCCCCACGGCGCGGCGCTGCGCGAGCGGCTCACCGCAGTCCTGCCGGCCCACCTGGTTCCCGACGCGGTCACCGTGCTGGAGCGGCTTCCCCTCACCCCGGCCGGCAAGGTCGACCGGCGCGCGCTCACCGGACGCGCGCACGCCGCCGGGAATCAGCTCGCCGACGAGCCGGCGGCGCGGATGACACCGCTGGAACAGGCCGTCGCCGCGGTGTGGAGCCAGGCACTGGGCATCGAGGTCACCCGCGCCGAGGACGAGTTCCTCCTCGTCGGCGGCCATTCCCTGCTCGCCCTCGCCGTCATCGAAGACCTGCGCGAGGAAATCGGCGTAGAGCTCTCCCTCGCCGACTTCTTCGCCGCCCCGACCGTGGCCGCGCAGGCCGCACTGGTCGAACGCGCCCTCCTGGCCGCCCACGCGGACCTCCACCCCGAGACCCCGGAGCACAGCGATGTCCACTGA
- a CDS encoding non-ribosomal peptide synthetase, with protein sequence MTQSPTAPAIPAMPIGTGLVSETALSVAHGPSAEPTRVLARFEDWARRTPQAPAVIDRAQIWTYQDLDAAAALVAADLADRVRPGDLVGVCLDRSTALVVTAVALARLGAVYLPLGPRPGERRIQAVTEDLDIACLIGDPDVLPAEHRSGEHFPLLLPTDGVNAPAAAVAAFADSVRGTRRAPEGALYAVLTSGSTGRPKAVAVAESSLSVALDWYRAETGLAPGDRQSLLIGVAFDPHLLELWAALTSGAALVPAPDDTRWDSHVLTDWWRDTALTHAVAATPTVEPLLDRPWPQNLKLRHLVVGGDRMRRRPAADVTATVHNAYGPAEATVVTTTHTMRGTDPEAGDQVPPPIGTALPGVTLVVTDVEGRPVARGQEGELRVGGHCLALGYLDPELTARRFTSPASDLALPSVDRLYRTGDRVRMNADGSLDFLGRLDDQVKISGVRIEPVEVEAAFEQDPRVRTAVVTVLRDSSGHGRLVAHVRPADGAECPAGDLLAAVRAWLPEQAVPTAVRIVDGFPLDANGKVDRPALAAQAQSESESQAAVPPRSTTTDDLADDLAAATATERLVLTTVRDLLGRPGTGLGDNFTDAGGTSMVAARLLATVERETGIRLRAPELLRSTDLRAFSALLDQRRTPRPEGA encoded by the coding sequence ATGACCCAGTCCCCGACCGCGCCCGCCATCCCCGCGATGCCCATCGGCACCGGCCTCGTCAGCGAAACCGCGCTGAGCGTCGCCCATGGCCCCTCCGCCGAACCGACCCGGGTGCTCGCCCGCTTCGAGGACTGGGCCCGGCGTACCCCGCAGGCCCCTGCGGTGATCGACCGCGCACAGATCTGGACGTACCAGGACCTCGACGCGGCGGCCGCGCTGGTCGCCGCCGATCTGGCCGACCGCGTCCGGCCCGGTGACCTGGTCGGCGTCTGCCTCGACCGGTCCACCGCCCTGGTGGTGACCGCCGTCGCGCTCGCCCGGCTCGGCGCCGTCTACCTGCCGCTCGGCCCCCGCCCCGGCGAACGCCGCATCCAGGCCGTCACCGAGGACCTCGACATCGCCTGCCTCATCGGCGACCCCGATGTCCTGCCCGCGGAACACCGCAGCGGGGAGCACTTCCCGCTGCTGCTGCCCACTGACGGTGTCAACGCCCCGGCCGCCGCGGTGGCGGCCTTCGCCGACTCCGTCCGTGGCACCCGGCGCGCGCCCGAAGGCGCTCTGTACGCCGTCCTCACCTCCGGTTCCACCGGCCGCCCCAAGGCGGTCGCCGTGGCCGAGTCCTCGCTCTCCGTCGCCCTCGACTGGTACCGGGCCGAGACCGGCCTCGCACCGGGCGACCGCCAGTCCCTGCTCATCGGTGTCGCGTTCGACCCGCACCTGCTGGAACTGTGGGCCGCCCTGACCTCCGGCGCCGCCCTCGTCCCGGCCCCGGACGACACCCGCTGGGACTCGCACGTGCTCACCGACTGGTGGCGTGACACCGCCCTCACCCACGCCGTGGCGGCCACTCCCACCGTGGAACCGCTCCTGGACCGGCCGTGGCCGCAGAACCTGAAGCTGCGTCACCTCGTGGTCGGGGGCGACCGCATGCGCCGCCGCCCCGCCGCCGACGTCACCGCGACGGTCCACAACGCCTACGGCCCCGCGGAAGCCACCGTCGTCACCACCACCCACACCATGCGCGGCACCGACCCGGAGGCCGGCGACCAGGTCCCGCCGCCCATCGGCACCGCGCTGCCGGGCGTCACCCTCGTGGTCACGGACGTCGAAGGCCGCCCCGTCGCCCGCGGGCAGGAGGGTGAACTGCGGGTCGGCGGCCACTGCCTGGCGCTCGGGTACCTCGACCCGGAACTCACCGCACGCCGGTTCACCTCGCCTGCCTCAGACCTGGCGCTTCCCTCGGTCGACCGCCTGTACCGCACCGGCGACCGGGTACGGATGAACGCCGACGGCAGCCTGGACTTCCTGGGCCGCCTCGACGACCAGGTGAAGATCAGCGGGGTGCGGATCGAACCGGTCGAGGTGGAAGCCGCCTTCGAGCAGGACCCCCGGGTACGCACCGCGGTCGTCACCGTGCTGCGCGACAGCTCCGGCCACGGTCGCCTCGTCGCACACGTACGGCCCGCCGACGGCGCCGAATGCCCTGCCGGGGATCTCCTCGCCGCGGTCCGGGCCTGGCTCCCCGAGCAGGCCGTCCCCACCGCCGTACGGATCGTCGACGGCTTCCCGCTCGACGCCAACGGCAAGGTGGATCGCCCCGCCCTGGCAGCCCAGGCCCAGTCCGAGTCCGAGTCCCAGGCCGCGGTGCCGCCCAGGAGCACCACCACGGACGACCTCGCCGACGACCTCGCCGCCGCCACCGCCACCGAGCGGCTGGTGCTGACGACCGTGCGCGACCTCCTCGGCCGGCCCGGAACCGGCCTCGGCGACAACTTCACCGACGCCGGCGGCACCTCCATGGTCGCCGCACGGCTGCTGGCAACCGTCGAACGCGAGACCGGAATACGCCTGCGCGCCCCCGAGCTGCTGCGCAGCACCGACCTGCGGGCCTTCTCCGCCCTCCTCGACCAGCGCCGGACCCCGCGCCCGGAAGGAGCCTGA
- a CDS encoding non-ribosomal peptide synthetase: MLPLSSSQEIVWLHEQMQPGSRAYNFTASLDLWGTLDTEALRRGLDATLARHPGLRLELAASTGSVPAQRVAPQCAPRLHTIDLGTEEDPEAAFARLLRTEAETPLDTFEAPLIRWTLVRLAERHHRLIHVEHHLIHDGHSFAILLDDVFRVYRAHVLGEPLTLPPASSYADHVLERTDAAYAPESLDFWRAELRDQQHDLPLPGLTRPGARRGHHGGQLRQTIGADLAERLRGHARSRGLTPFSTLLGLFAELLRRHSGRSRMVIGTAVGNRPLGYEDAVGMFVNTIPLPLALDGAAPAQDTMDEVTDTLIRALPHQDVPVQELTRALGMHTSGADNPLFSVMFSAHDAPLPEIDVPGLDITLFEGFNTGTTRFDLDVVLLPDDRRGVTPRHGSPGMTLVWDYDMDLFGEDVARLLSGRFLDLLRAYLDSPETPLADLDPTAVEPAAEPVPVPADRDPLDPVAAQHPSLPALLCGARRLTYGELDDRVGSLAERLRAAGVTAGRPVAVVLPRGTDSLVALLACLRTGAVYCPMSPSDPPARLGLLLERLAPALVLTGDATPALPEALPTARIDAPVLPPARGSAELPGTAYVIHTSGSTGTPKPVAVGHAALVHHLTAAADRFGLTASDRVLMFAQPSFDVALEEVLPALHAGACLVLPEHEVPTGAELTELLVSARVTVANLPTSFFLATREDLRPALRDESWAPRLLVLGGERLPVEALHGVLADTDATVLNVYGVTEAAISSTVHEISRGALAEGAEIPLGTELPGERVHVLDAHRRPLPSGAVGELAVAGPGLAEGYAGNAEATAAQFVTVDALDGQRVYLTGDLGYRGLDGLLYFLGRRDNQIKLRGHRIELEEIEAAASAVLGGRSCAVVLDRESPGGPRLVGFLEGGADGAAFDEKALHAELSRRLPGPLVPARWAGLDVMPTLAGGKPDRTALSRRAAALDPDDAATPEPGTSAEPGPTATAVSDVSDDPMTALLTEGWRKVLGHGRFDARSHFFHSGGHSLLAAELAAWLEPRLGTRPPLKVLFRNPVLADQADALAATALSTES, encoded by the coding sequence ATGCTTCCCCTCTCCTCCTCGCAGGAGATCGTCTGGCTGCACGAGCAGATGCAGCCCGGCAGTCGCGCCTACAACTTCACCGCCTCACTGGACCTGTGGGGCACGCTCGACACCGAGGCGCTGCGCCGGGGGCTCGACGCCACCTTGGCACGCCACCCCGGTCTGCGGCTCGAACTCGCCGCCTCCACCGGGTCCGTACCGGCGCAGCGGGTCGCGCCGCAGTGTGCGCCGAGGCTGCACACGATCGACCTCGGCACGGAGGAGGACCCCGAGGCGGCATTCGCCCGTCTCCTGCGCACCGAGGCCGAGACACCGCTCGACACGTTCGAGGCACCGCTGATCCGCTGGACGCTCGTACGACTGGCCGAGCGCCACCACCGGCTGATCCACGTCGAGCACCACCTGATCCACGACGGGCACTCCTTCGCGATCCTGCTCGACGACGTGTTCCGCGTATACCGCGCCCACGTCCTCGGCGAGCCCCTCACACTCCCGCCCGCCTCGTCGTACGCGGACCACGTCCTGGAGCGGACCGACGCCGCGTACGCACCCGAATCGCTCGACTTCTGGCGGGCCGAACTGCGCGACCAACAGCACGACCTGCCGCTCCCGGGCCTGACCCGCCCCGGTGCCCGCCGGGGGCACCACGGCGGGCAGCTGCGCCAGACGATCGGCGCCGATCTCGCCGAACGCCTGCGCGGGCACGCCCGTTCACGCGGCCTCACCCCCTTCTCCACGCTCCTGGGGCTGTTCGCCGAACTCCTGCGCCGGCACAGCGGCCGCTCCCGGATGGTCATCGGCACCGCCGTCGGCAACCGCCCCCTCGGCTACGAGGACGCCGTCGGCATGTTCGTCAACACCATCCCGCTGCCGCTCGCCCTGGACGGCGCCGCCCCCGCCCAGGACACCATGGACGAGGTCACCGACACCCTGATCCGGGCTCTGCCGCACCAGGACGTACCGGTCCAGGAGCTGACCCGGGCGCTCGGCATGCACACCTCCGGCGCCGACAACCCCCTCTTCTCCGTCATGTTCAGCGCCCACGACGCGCCGCTGCCCGAGATCGACGTACCCGGTCTCGACATCACCCTCTTCGAGGGCTTCAACACCGGCACCACCCGCTTCGACCTCGACGTGGTCCTGCTCCCGGACGACCGGCGCGGCGTCACCCCGCGCCACGGCTCGCCCGGTATGACCCTGGTCTGGGACTACGACATGGACCTGTTCGGCGAAGACGTCGCCCGGTTGCTCTCCGGCCGCTTCCTGGACCTGCTGCGCGCCTATCTCGACAGCCCCGAGACTCCGCTGGCCGACCTGGATCCGACCGCCGTGGAGCCGGCCGCCGAGCCCGTGCCCGTCCCGGCCGACCGCGATCCGCTGGATCCCGTGGCCGCGCAGCACCCCTCGCTGCCGGCCCTGCTGTGCGGCGCCCGCCGTCTCACCTACGGCGAACTCGACGACCGCGTCGGCTCGCTGGCCGAGCGGCTGCGCGCCGCCGGTGTGACGGCCGGCCGGCCGGTGGCCGTGGTCCTGCCCCGGGGGACCGACTCGCTCGTCGCCCTGCTCGCATGCCTGCGGACCGGCGCCGTCTACTGCCCCATGTCCCCGTCCGATCCGCCGGCCCGGCTCGGGCTGCTGCTGGAGCGGCTCGCCCCGGCGCTGGTCCTCACCGGCGACGCCACTCCGGCCCTGCCGGAAGCACTGCCGACCGCCCGGATCGACGCCCCGGTGCTGCCTCCTGCGCGTGGGAGCGCCGAACTTCCCGGCACCGCGTACGTCATCCACACCTCCGGCTCCACCGGGACGCCGAAGCCGGTCGCGGTCGGCCACGCGGCGCTGGTGCACCATCTGACGGCGGCCGCCGACCGGTTCGGCCTCACCGCCTCGGACCGGGTCCTGATGTTCGCCCAACCGTCCTTCGACGTGGCGCTCGAGGAGGTGCTGCCGGCCCTGCACGCCGGTGCGTGCCTGGTCCTGCCCGAGCACGAGGTGCCCACGGGCGCGGAGCTCACCGAACTGCTGGTGTCCGCCCGGGTCACCGTCGCCAACCTGCCCACCAGCTTCTTCCTCGCCACCCGCGAGGACCTGCGCCCCGCACTGCGTGACGAGAGCTGGGCGCCCAGGCTCCTGGTCCTCGGCGGCGAGCGCCTGCCCGTGGAGGCACTGCACGGCGTCCTCGCCGACACCGACGCCACCGTGCTCAACGTGTACGGCGTCACGGAGGCTGCCATCAGCTCGACCGTCCACGAGATCTCCCGCGGCGCCCTCGCCGAGGGCGCCGAGATCCCCCTGGGCACCGAGCTCCCGGGCGAGCGGGTCCACGTCCTGGACGCCCACCGCCGCCCGCTGCCGTCCGGCGCGGTCGGTGAACTCGCCGTCGCCGGGCCCGGTCTCGCCGAGGGCTACGCGGGCAACGCGGAGGCGACGGCCGCCCAGTTCGTCACCGTCGACGCACTCGACGGGCAGCGCGTCTACCTGACCGGCGACCTCGGCTACCGCGGTCTGGACGGTCTGCTGTACTTCCTCGGGCGGCGCGACAACCAGATCAAGCTGCGCGGTCACCGCATCGAGCTGGAGGAGATCGAGGCGGCGGCGTCCGCGGTGCTGGGCGGCCGGTCCTGCGCCGTCGTACTGGACCGGGAGAGCCCCGGCGGGCCTCGGCTCGTCGGCTTCCTCGAAGGCGGAGCCGACGGCGCGGCCTTCGACGAGAAGGCGCTGCACGCCGAGCTGAGCCGCCGCCTGCCCGGCCCCCTCGTGCCCGCCCGGTGGGCAGGGCTGGACGTCATGCCGACCCTCGCAGGCGGCAAGCCCGACCGTACGGCTCTGTCGCGCCGAGCAGCGGCGCTCGACCCCGACGACGCCGCGACGCCCGAGCCCGGAACCAGCGCCGAGCCCGGGCCTACGGCCACCGCCGTGTCCGACGTGTCCGACGATCCGATGACGGCTCTGCTCACGGAAGGCTGGCGCAAGGTCCTCGGCCACGGTCGCTTCGACGCCCGCTCCCACTTCTTCCACAGCGGGGGCCATTCCCTGCTGGCCGCCGAGCTGGCCGCCTGGCTGGAGCCCCGGCTGGGCACCCGCCCGCCGTTGAAGGTGCTCTTCCGTAACCCCGTGCTCGCCGACCAGGCCGACGCCCTCGCCGCCACCGCCCTTTCCACGGAGTCGTGA
- a CDS encoding condensation domain-containing protein — MHSITSQYLARYRRLTGDRSDSVLPVTGAQRRFLLVRSLDPSGRPDVVPMFFAFPHGTIDPERLRAAASRLAARHTALRSRPAVVRGTPVLCVADPDVGVTRPALVPGESPADALGRALECWDAQGPPLRLFLVRDEKREEEILAVALDHAVCDGRSLARIVDELGAAYSEEATDSHAAPGETEGELAVYRDAVLRQLAAEERAETAEAAAYWADRLRTLHAHAPAPRPARVPEGTRPSGAAQARLPAYDGGVSFPGLLDACRSAARELYGPGLTVPLGYPWGGRPPGAEPVVGCFLNTLVFPADTGFGTGNEPATGTGSEATADAWWDDLDRADVPFDAVVTAARAAGSGWTGGLDGLLTVDDDSRRPPLVLAGVEGREVHVDGRPVRGPFAVSITQGAEIRLRMVWDRAVLDDETAQRAFDALTRALRPSEPTVQ; from the coding sequence GTGCACAGCATCACGAGTCAGTACCTGGCCCGCTACCGGCGTCTCACCGGCGACCGGTCCGACAGCGTGCTGCCCGTCACCGGAGCACAGCGCCGCTTCCTGCTGGTGCGTTCGCTGGACCCGTCGGGACGCCCCGACGTGGTGCCGATGTTCTTCGCGTTCCCTCACGGAACCATCGACCCCGAACGCCTGCGGGCAGCGGCGTCCAGGCTCGCCGCACGGCACACGGCCCTGCGCTCACGGCCCGCCGTCGTCCGCGGCACTCCCGTCCTGTGCGTCGCCGATCCGGACGTCGGCGTGACCCGGCCGGCCCTCGTACCGGGAGAGTCGCCCGCCGACGCGCTCGGTCGCGCTCTGGAATGCTGGGATGCCCAGGGTCCCCCCTTGCGGCTCTTCCTCGTACGCGACGAGAAGCGCGAGGAGGAGATCCTCGCCGTCGCCCTGGACCACGCCGTCTGCGACGGCCGTTCGCTGGCGAGGATCGTCGACGAACTCGGCGCCGCCTACAGCGAGGAGGCCACCGATTCCCATGCCGCGCCAGGGGAGACCGAAGGCGAACTCGCCGTGTACCGGGACGCGGTCCTGCGTCAACTCGCCGCCGAGGAAAGGGCGGAGACGGCCGAAGCGGCCGCGTACTGGGCCGACCGGCTGCGCACGCTGCATGCCCACGCTCCAGCTCCCCGTCCGGCCCGCGTGCCCGAGGGCACACGGCCCAGCGGCGCCGCACAGGCCCGGCTGCCCGCGTACGACGGCGGCGTGTCCTTCCCCGGACTGCTCGACGCCTGCCGCTCCGCGGCCCGCGAGCTGTACGGACCCGGCCTCACGGTCCCGCTCGGCTACCCGTGGGGCGGCCGTCCCCCTGGAGCGGAGCCGGTCGTCGGCTGCTTCCTCAACACCCTCGTCTTCCCGGCCGACACCGGCTTCGGAACCGGCAACGAGCCCGCCACCGGAACCGGCTCGGAGGCGACGGCCGACGCGTGGTGGGACGACCTCGACCGGGCCGACGTACCGTTCGACGCGGTCGTGACGGCCGCGCGGGCCGCCGGCTCGGGCTGGACCGGAGGCCTCGACGGACTGCTCACCGTGGACGACGACAGCCGTCGCCCGCCGCTCGTGCTGGCCGGTGTCGAGGGACGGGAGGTCCACGTCGACGGCCGACCGGTCCGCGGTCCCTTCGCCGTCTCCATCACCCAGGGAGCTGAGATCCGCCTGCGGATGGTGTGGGACCGGGCGGTGCTCGACGACGAGACCGCGCAGCGGGCGTTCGACGCGCTCACCCGCGCGCTGCGCCCCTCGGAGCCCACCGTGCAGTGA
- a CDS encoding MFS transporter, whose protein sequence is MRLRDFRLLLAGAATGQLGAQVTLVALPLVAVLELDAPAFQVGLLTAAETAAFLLVGLPAGALTDRMRKRPLMIRADLLRAAAMASIPAAALADVLTMAQLYAVALVTGVATVFFDVAHQSYLPQILPRDQLMAGNGALETVRSTAHVTGPGIGGGLVQLVGAQFAVIVDAIGYLLSALFLLRVEQTEEAPEPAAAGGSLRKEIGEGVRFVFGHPLLRVIALTTGLANFCTAVLMATQTVHLVRVVGLEAGGLGLVLSASAVGGLLGALCAGRLAAILGQARVMLLSVLVTGPFALLWPLSGHGLPGAVLFAAGSAVVSFGAVVYNVAQVSFRQGMCPPRLLGRMNATLRFLMWGTLPLGALLGGTLAQSYGSRTALAWCAVGILAVPLPLLLSPLRRMRDLPGPQDDGGAGTDAEADAGAGHGTQRDTASADGDERPTPAPAG, encoded by the coding sequence ATGCGCTTGCGCGACTTCCGACTGTTACTCGCGGGAGCTGCCACCGGACAGCTCGGCGCACAAGTGACACTGGTGGCGCTGCCCCTCGTCGCCGTCCTCGAACTCGACGCTCCTGCCTTCCAGGTGGGCCTCCTGACCGCCGCGGAGACCGCCGCCTTCCTTCTCGTCGGGCTGCCTGCCGGAGCGCTCACCGACCGGATGCGCAAGCGGCCCCTGATGATCCGAGCGGATCTGCTGCGCGCCGCGGCCATGGCCAGCATCCCCGCTGCCGCGCTCGCCGACGTCCTGACCATGGCCCAGCTCTACGCCGTCGCGCTCGTGACCGGCGTGGCGACCGTGTTCTTCGACGTCGCCCATCAGAGTTACCTGCCGCAGATCCTGCCCCGCGATCAGCTCATGGCCGGCAACGGCGCCCTGGAGACCGTCCGTTCCACCGCCCACGTGACCGGCCCCGGTATCGGCGGCGGACTGGTCCAGCTCGTCGGGGCGCAGTTCGCCGTCATCGTCGACGCCATCGGCTACCTGCTCTCCGCCCTCTTCCTCCTCCGCGTCGAGCAGACCGAGGAGGCGCCCGAGCCCGCAGCCGCCGGGGGCTCCCTGCGCAAGGAGATCGGCGAGGGTGTGCGCTTCGTCTTCGGCCATCCGCTGCTCCGTGTCATCGCCCTCACCACCGGCCTCGCCAACTTCTGTACGGCCGTCCTCATGGCGACGCAGACCGTGCATCTCGTCCGTGTCGTCGGGCTGGAGGCCGGCGGACTCGGGCTGGTGCTGTCCGCGTCGGCCGTGGGAGGGCTCCTGGGCGCCCTGTGCGCCGGGCGCCTCGCGGCAATCCTGGGGCAGGCCCGGGTCATGCTCCTGTCCGTCCTCGTGACCGGCCCGTTCGCGCTGCTGTGGCCCCTGTCCGGGCACGGTCTCCCTGGGGCGGTCCTGTTCGCCGCCGGATCGGCGGTCGTCTCCTTCGGCGCCGTCGTCTACAACGTCGCCCAGGTCAGCTTCCGCCAGGGAATGTGCCCACCACGACTGCTCGGCCGGATGAACGCCACCCTGCGCTTCCTCATGTGGGGCACGTTGCCACTGGGCGCGCTCCTCGGCGGAACCCTCGCCCAGTCCTACGGGTCGCGTACGGCTCTCGCCTGGTGCGCCGTCGGCATCCTCGCCGTACCGCTGCCGCTGCTGCTCTCCCCGCTGCGCCGGATGCGGGACCTGCCCGGTCCGCAGGACGACGGTGGCGCCGGCACCGACGCCGAGGCCGACGCCGGTGCCGGCCACGGGACACAGCGGGACACTGCCTCCGCCGACGGCGACGAACGGCCGACCCCCGCACCCGCCGGCTGA